A window of the Chthonomonas sp. genome harbors these coding sequences:
- a CDS encoding prepilin-type N-terminal cleavage/methylation domain-containing protein — protein sequence MQHRRAFTLIELLVVIAIIAILAAIIFPVFSRAKDNANRGNDISSMNSLRSALQLYRQDQGGYPPALLGYVSLYQTGPQAGQVIPANNVSGFLYPKRVDAVDTFRPIKLRAAATDITTAVWPTQDTRAIGTSPIIDLNGDGRLVGADDDLANARQAFGPTQVVQNGGGNAQFYKISGYDASEVNTPSGRRTELRYSLFWSTWGLAGGNALDDPRQLGYSDPPENTVITWNSFYRDYVNGVPQRIKREAVLFLGGGVKNADSLDVANRSWRVIP from the coding sequence ATGCAGCATCGTCGCGCTTTTACGTTGATTGAATTGCTGGTTGTGATCGCCATTATCGCGATCCTGGCCGCAATCATCTTCCCGGTTTTTAGCCGGGCGAAGGATAACGCCAACCGGGGGAACGACATCAGCTCGATGAATTCGCTCCGCTCTGCGCTCCAGCTGTATCGGCAGGACCAAGGCGGATATCCGCCCGCCCTCTTAGGATACGTCTCGCTTTATCAAACCGGTCCGCAAGCCGGACAAGTCATCCCAGCGAACAACGTGAGTGGGTTCCTTTATCCTAAGCGCGTGGATGCGGTGGACACGTTCCGCCCGATTAAGCTCCGCGCCGCGGCGACGGATATCACGACCGCCGTGTGGCCGACGCAGGACACGCGAGCGATCGGCACGTCGCCGATCATCGACCTGAACGGCGATGGCCGACTCGTGGGCGCCGACGATGACCTTGCGAACGCTCGCCAAGCCTTCGGTCCGACGCAAGTCGTGCAGAACGGCGGCGGTAACGCTCAGTTTTACAAAATCAGCGGCTACGACGCCTCGGAAGTGAACACCCCATCGGGGCGGCGCACCGAGCTTCGCTACAGCCTTTTCTGGTCCACGTGGGGACTCGCGGGTGGTAACGCCCTCGACGATCCGCGGCAACTCGGCTACAGCGATCCGCCCGAAAACACGGTCATCACCTGGAACAGTTTCTATCGCGACTACGTGAACGGCGTGCCGCAGCGCATTAAGCGCGAGGCCGTGCTCTTCCTGGGAGGCGGCGTGAAGAACGCCGACTCGCTCGACGTGGCGAACCGTTCGTGGCGCGTCATTCCGTAA